Within the Balaenoptera acutorostrata chromosome 10, mBalAcu1.1, whole genome shotgun sequence genome, the region TCCCCCAAATGATGGTTCATCTCCtatcaaagaagaaaagcatTTCCTATGGGGGCTGTGTGGCTCAACTTTTTGCATTCCTTTTCTTTGTGGGAGTAGAGTGTCTTTTGCTGGCAGCAATGGCATATGATCGTTACATTGCAATCTGCAAACCTTTAAGGTATTCAGTTATTATGAACAAGGTCCTGTATAGCCAGTTAGCAGCCTCGTGCTGGACTGGTGGTTTCCTCAACTCACTGGTGCACACAGTACTGACATTCCACCTGCCCTTCTGTGGTAACAACAAGATTAATTATTTCTTCTGTGACATCCCCCCTTTGCTGATTTTGTCTTGTGGGGACACTTCCATCAATGAGTTGGTGTTACTATTCACTGGGGTCTTCATTGGATGGGCTCCTTTTCTGGGTATCATCCTTTCCTATCTCTACATTGTCTCTACCATCTTGAGGATCCACTCCTCAGAGGGTAAACAAAAGGCCTTTTCTACCTGTGCATCTCACCTGGTCATTGTCCTTCTCTACTATGGCAGCTCCATCTTCACATATGTACGACCCATCTCATCTTACTCATTGGCAAAAGACCAGCTGATCTCAGTACTGTACAGTGTTGTCACCCCCATGCTAAATCCCATAATTTACACTTTGAGGAATAAGGATATTAGAAAGGCCCTCAGAGCTGTGGGAGAAAATGTAGTAGCCTTCAAACTTCATTTCCCTTGAAATgtagtgtttatttttctatcatgATAAATATTAGAATgcaatctggttttttttttttttttgccaacatTACTAATTTCAATGATAAAAGGGACAGaggagactggttcaagat harbors:
- the LOC103002200 gene encoding olfactory receptor 5V1, whose translation is MEGENHTLSEFIILGFSDLNDLQFLLFTIFLMIYLCTLGGNIFIILVTLADTRLYTPMYFFLRNLAFLDICYTTTNVPQMMVHLLSKKKSISYGGCVAQLFAFLFFVGVECLLLAAMAYDRYIAICKPLRYSVIMNKVLYSQLAASCWTGGFLNSLVHTVLTFHLPFCGNNKINYFFCDIPPLLILSCGDTSINELVLLFTGVFIGWAPFLGIILSYLYIVSTILRIHSSEGKQKAFSTCASHLVIVLLYYGSSIFTYVRPISSYSLAKDQLISVLYSVVTPMLNPIIYTLRNKDIRKALRAVGENVVAFKLHFP